The DNA region AATTCGTTTCTATCGCCGGCTACGCGTAAATCTTTCCAGAATTCACCACGCAACTCTTTGATCAATTCAATACCTTTCTTTAATCCTTCTTCAGTTCTGCCCATTCCGACATGTTCCCACATGATCTTACCCAATTCTTTGTGGAAGTGGTCGACAGAATGTTTACCATTGATGCCCATCAGATGATTGATACGGTCGTTTACATTCTTCTCGGCTTCAACAAACTCAGGCATATCGGTGGATAAACGGGGAGTCCTGATTTCATCAGCCAGATAATTCTGGATGGTGTATGGCAGAACGAAATAACCATCGGCCAGGCCCTGCATCAAAGCAGAAGCTCCTAACCTGTTTGCACCGTGATCGGAGAAGTTTGCTTCACCAATTGCGAACAAACCGGGGATGGTGGTCATTAATTCATAGTCAACCCAGATACCGCCCATTGTATAATGGATAGCCGGATAAATCATCATAGGTTGCTTATATGGATTGGTATCAACGATCTTTTCATACATCTGGAAAAGATTGCCGTAACGTTCTTCAATCTTATGCTGACCTAAACGTCCGATAGCTTCTTTGAAATCGAGGAATACAGCCAGTCCTGTGCCATTTACGCCGAAACCGGCATCACAACGTTCCTTGGCTGCACGGGAAGCAACGTCACGGGGAACGAGGTTACCGAAAGCCGGATAACGTCTTTCCAGGTAATAATCCCTGTCTTCTTCAGCTATATCGGAAGCTTTGATTAAGCCTTTCTGTAATTTTTCGGAATCTTCCTTCTTTTTAGGTACCCATATTCTTCCGTCATTCCTAAGACTCTCACTCATCAGCGTAAGCTTGGACTGATAATCGCCATGAACAGGAATACAGGTAGGATGGATCTGAACATAAGCAGGATTTCCAAAGCAGGCGCCTTTCTTATAAGCCTGCCATGCTGCGCTGCTGTTTGATCCCATAGCATTGGTCGAAAGGTAATAAACATTACCATAACCACCGGTTGCCAAAACAACTGCGTGTGCAAAATGACGTTGGATTTCACCGGTTACCAAATCACGGGTGATGATTCCCCTGGCTTTACCATCAATAATAACCAGATCCATCATGGTGCAACGGGAATAAAGGGTAACGGTTCCCTGTTTGATCTGACGGCTTAATGAGCCATAGGCACCAAGCAACAACTGCTGACCGGTCTGGCCGCGGGCATAAAATGTACGCGAAACCTGGGCACCGCCGAATGAACGGTTATCCAAGTAACCCCCGTATTCACGAGCAAAAGGTACACCCTGTGCAACACACTGGTCGATGATATTATTACTCACTTCGGCCAAACGGTAAACATTTGCCTCACGTGCACGATAATCGCCACCTTTGATGGTATCATAATACAGGCGATAGATGCTATCGCCGTCATTCTGATAGTTCTTGGCAGCGTTTATACCCCCCTGTGCAGCAATACTGTGGGCACGGCGGGGACTATCCTGATAACAGAAAACTTTAACATTAAAGCCCATTTCACCTAAACTGGAAGCAGCCGAAGCACCGGCTAAACCTGTGCCAACAACAATGACATCAAGCTTACGCTTGTTCGACGGATTTACCAGCTTTTGCGAAGCTTTAAAATTTTTCCACTTCTCCTGAAGCGGTCCTTGTGGTATTTTTGAATTCAATACTGTCATATAGCAGTGAAATTATCTTGCAAAAAGAAAAATCTTCTATTTAAAAAACAAAAAGTAAATGGGAACAACGGAGAAACCTATTCCGATTACAAAGGAATATATCACTCCAACAGCTTTAATGAAGGGAGTATAAATCGGATGGTTCCAGCCCAATGTCTGAAATGCACTCTGGAATGCATGATTCATGTGGAAAGCGATGAACACCATAAAAGCGATGTACAACCAGCAATAACCGGCATGACTGAATAGATTGACTGCCATGGGATAAAAATCTTCACGGCCGGCAACAGGCAAGGTACCCTGAGGGGCATTTGAAAACCCTAACTTCACGAAATAAAAGTTTGTTAAATGGATGGCCAGAAAAGCAAAAATGATGGCACCTGTATGAATCATGTACTTCGAGAAAAAAGAAGTCTGAGATTGATGGATTACTTTGTACTTTACAGGCCTGGATATCCAGTTCTGGATCTGAATGACGATACCATACAAAATATGGAGAAACAAACCGCCAAACAATACAATTTCCATTATTTTAACAAGGAAGTTGGTGGTCATAAATTTCACACAAGTCGAATACAATTCGCCGTTATCACCACGCAAAATGAAAAGGTTAAGGGTTAAGTGTAACAATAAAAATATCATTAAAAACAAACCCGCCAGCGACATCACCAGCTTTTTGATTAACGAAGGACCTAAGAATCTGCTCATAAAATAATTTTTTGAATATTTTCTTTGCGCAAACTTACATGATTTTTTTAAAATACCCTATCCCTTTAGATAAAAAATCATCCTTAAAAAGTATAGCAGGGGAATAGTCCTGTGCTTAATTAAAAAACAATCAGAGGACTACTTCATTTGATTTCTTTTAATTTTCAAGTCAGGGAATATGTAACCACTAAG from Bacteroidota bacterium includes:
- a CDS encoding fumarate reductase/succinate dehydrogenase flavoprotein subunit, whose amino-acid sequence is MTVLNSKIPQGPLQEKWKNFKASQKLVNPSNKRKLDVIVVGTGLAGASAASSLGEMGFNVKVFCYQDSPRRAHSIAAQGGINAAKNYQNDGDSIYRLYYDTIKGGDYRAREANVYRLAEVSNNIIDQCVAQGVPFAREYGGYLDNRSFGGAQVSRTFYARGQTGQQLLLGAYGSLSRQIKQGTVTLYSRCTMMDLVIIDGKARGIITRDLVTGEIQRHFAHAVVLATGGYGNVYYLSTNAMGSNSSAAWQAYKKGACFGNPAYVQIHPTCIPVHGDYQSKLTLMSESLRNDGRIWVPKKKEDSEKLQKGLIKASDIAEEDRDYYLERRYPAFGNLVPRDVASRAAKERCDAGFGVNGTGLAVFLDFKEAIGRLGQHKIEERYGNLFQMYEKIVDTNPYKQPMMIYPAIHYTMGGIWVDYELMTTIPGLFAIGEANFSDHGANRLGASALMQGLADGYFVLPYTIQNYLADEIRTPRLSTDMPEFVEAEKNVNDRINHLMGINGKHSVDHFHKELGKIMWEHVGMGRTEEGLKKGIELIKELRGEFWKDLRVAGDRNEFNPELEKADRVADFLELGELIAKDALQRKESCGGHFREEYQTPEGEALRDDKDYMYVSAWAFKGQDQEPELNKEPLVYESTEVKVRNYK
- a CDS encoding succinate dehydrogenase cytochrome b subunit, with translation MSRFLGPSLIKKLVMSLAGLFLMIFLLLHLTLNLFILRGDNGELYSTCVKFMTTNFLVKIMEIVLFGGLFLHILYGIVIQIQNWISRPVKYKVIHQSQTSFFSKYMIHTGAIIFAFLAIHLTNFYFVKLGFSNAPQGTLPVAGREDFYPMAVNLFSHAGYCWLYIAFMVFIAFHMNHAFQSAFQTLGWNHPIYTPFIKAVGVIYSFVIGIGFSVVPIYFLFFK